Proteins co-encoded in one Anopheles moucheti chromosome X, idAnoMoucSN_F20_07, whole genome shotgun sequence genomic window:
- the LOC128307077 gene encoding fatty acid hydroxylase domain-containing protein 2-like, whose translation MSLTVELFDLPAHQFRVFWGASGSMWQSLWDRFLDITGDNPLALWTVGSYVYTSLIYWSIGIVYTLFDVTGRPEVLRRYKVQPGTNEPVDPARLRTVIRQVLFNQLCTGFPLLFLMYYLLPAQTHTTIRELPTFVTVVWQLAVCILIEEVMFYYSHRLLHDGRIYRYIHKRHHEWTAPIAITAMYAHPIENVLSNLLPIAVGVWTTGCHISVAWLWFTIAISNTLHVHSGYHLPFLPSPEQHDFHHLKFNQCYGVLGVLDWLHGTSDMFHRSKQSKRDYILTSLEPVRDTHPDQ comes from the exons ATGTCGCTGACGGTGGAGCTGTTCGATCTACCGGCGCACCAGTTTCGGGTGTTTTGGGGCGCTTCCGGTAGCATGTGGCAATCGCTATGGGACCGCTTCCTGGACATCACCG GTGATAATCCGCTCGCCCTTTGGACCGTCGGGTCGTACGTGTACACTTCGCTGATCTACTGGAGTATTGGGATCGTCTACACGCTGTTCGATGTTACCGGGCGGCCAGAAGTTCTGCGCCGCTACAAAGTGCAACCCGGCACGAACGAACCGGTCGATCCGGCCCGGCTGCGGACCGTTATCCGGCAGGTGCTGTTCAACCAACTCTGCACCGGGTTCCCGCTACTCTTTCTCATGTACTATCTGTTGCCGGCGCAAACGCACACAACCATCCGCGAGCTGCCCACGTTCGTGACGGTCGTGTGGCAGCTGGCGGTGTGCATACTGATCGAGGAGGTGATGTTTTACTACAGCCACCGGTTGCTGCACGATGGCCGTATCTACCGGTACATCCATAAGCGGCACCACGAATGGACGGCCCCGATCGCCATCACAGCGATGTACGCGCACCCGATCGAGAACGTGCTGAGCAACCTGCTGCCGATAGCGGTCGGCGTGTGGACGACCGGGTGCCATATTTCCGTCGCGTGGCTGTGGTTTACGATTGCGATTTCCAACACGCTGCACGTACATTCCGGTTACCATCTACCGTTTCTGCCCAGTCCCGAACAGCATGATTTTCACCATTTAAA GTTCAATCAGTGTTACGGTGTGCTAGGTGTGCTTGATTGGTTGCACGGTACCAGCGATATGTTCCATCGCTCCAAACAGTCCAAGCGGGATTACATTCTTACGTCGCTGGAACCGGTGCGAGATACCCATCCCGACCAGTAG